A section of the Passer domesticus isolate bPasDom1 chromosome 17, bPasDom1.hap1, whole genome shotgun sequence genome encodes:
- the LOC135282853 gene encoding uncharacterized protein LOC135282853 has translation MDHGHRRLSYCLGRDVLPGQWLTPSYCLSPLLLQAPWYSQSSLVPDNLGQSVWAICSESHNEYGWYQQKVPGTAPVTVIYWDDVRPSDIPLFNSSSADLMQNTLICCRGSNNAYGWYQQKVPGTAPVTVIYAGNSRPSDIPSRFSASTSGSTNTLTITGVQAEDEAVYFCGGEDSSSSASTVMCSSWGSDAKTSCYCKYQSGVSAVPA, from the exons ATGGACCATGGGCACAGGAGGCTGTCATACTGCCTGGGTAGGGATGTGCTCCCAGGGCAATGGCTCACCCCATCTTATTGCCTTTCACCTCTCCTTCTCCAGGCTCCCTGGTACAGTCAGTCATCCTTGGTGCCAGACAACCTGGGACAAAGTGTCTGGGCTATATGCTCTGAGAGCCACAATGAGTATGGCTGGTACCAGCAGAAggtccctggcactgcccctgtCACTGTGATCTACTGGGATGACGTAAGACCCTCGGACATTCCTTT AttcaacagcagcagtgctgatcTCATG CAAAACACCTTgatctgctgcaggggcagcaaCAATGCTTATGGCTGGTACCAGCAGAAggtccctggcactgcccctgtCACTGTGATCTATGCTGGTAACAGCAGACCCTCGGACATCCCTTCGCGATTCTCCGCGTCCACATCCGGCTCCACGAACACGTTAACCATCACTGGGGTCCAAGCCGAGGACGAGGCTGTCTATTTCTGTGGTGGtgaggacagcagcagcagtgcttccACCGTGATGTGCAGCAGTTGGGGAAGTGATGCAAAAACCTCCTGCTATTGCAAGTATCAGTCAGGAGTTTCTGCTGTGCCTGCTTGA